The window AGGCCGTGGCCTCCGTGGAATTTTCCATCCAGGAACTGCTGCGACAGATTGCCGTGGAACGACAAGAACTCAAGAGTGCTCTGAACCGGCTTGATCCCGCCCTGCCCGGCATCCGCGACCTGCCGTTGATTCTGGACGAATCCATCCGCGACCAAACCCAAGACATCCTGCGAGAAATTGATCGCCAGGAACAGACCTGTGCCCGGAAAGCCGCACAGAACGCCGCGACCACCCGCGGCCTGATGGACCAGAACCAGGCCCTGCTGGAATACCTGACCAATGAGCTCCAGCCCAAGAACGGTCACACCTACTCTCAACGTGGCCGATGGCTGCACCCCGGCGACACGGGCGCCCTCCTCCGCGGCAGGCTGTAGGAACTTCCCATGACCGTCGGCGTCAATTCTCTCCTGAACACCGGCAAGGGGGCGCTCCTGGCCTTCCAGTCCGCTCTGCATGTCACCGGCGAAAATATCGCCAATGTGAACACTCCGGGCTACAGCCGCCGCTCCGTCCGCCTGGAGGAAAATCCGAGCATCGACTTCCGTCCGGGACAGATCGGGATGGGTGTGAACGCCAGGGAGGTCATCCGGCACTACGACTACTTCATCGAGCGCCAGTACCTGGAAAAGTCCTCGACCAT of the Desulfonatronum thioautotrophicum genome contains:
- a CDS encoding flagellar protein FlgN; translation: MSQTILQNLHRQKQAFFLLSHLLDEEFQHLSKSDPQAVASVEFSIQELLRQIAVERQELKSALNRLDPALPGIRDLPLILDESIRDQTQDILREIDRQEQTCARKAAQNAATTRGLMDQNQALLEYLTNELQPKNGHTYSQRGRWLHPGDTGALLRGRL